In Carya illinoinensis cultivar Pawnee chromosome 7, C.illinoinensisPawnee_v1, whole genome shotgun sequence, the following are encoded in one genomic region:
- the LOC122315521 gene encoding FACT complex subunit SPT16-like isoform X4 yields MHFSKNFFASISETQLTVNPLVESTIAHGFLDKVVLILIYGGSGAPFGELKNQLSECSIGRLFKNTSKQFSMAEHRNGNAKIATGKASGATNPYAINLENFSKRLKLLYSHWNAHKGDLWGDSDALTIATPPTSEDLRYLKSSALNIWLVGYEFPETIMVFMKEQIHFLCSQKKASLLDVVKRSAKDVVGVEVMVHVKPKNDDGAGLMDSIFKAVNAQSNSSRHDAPVVGHIAREAPEGKLLETWAEKLKSANFELSDITNGFSNLFAVKDNVELTNVKKAAFLTSSVMRSFVVPKLEKIIDEEKKVSHSSLMDDTEKAILEPARIKVKLKAENVDICYPPIFQSGGSFDLKPSASSNDDSLYYDSTSVIICAIGSRYNSYCSNVARTFLIDANASQSKAYEVLLNAQEAAISNLKSGNKATSAYLAALSVVEKDAPELAASLTKTAGTGIGLEFRESGLSLNAKNEKVLKPGMVFNVSLGFHNLQAETNNPKTEKFSVLLADTVIVGEKVPEIVTISSSKAVKDVAYSFNEDEEEEEERPKIKAAARGGGANQSKATLRSGNQEMSKEELRRQHQAELARQKNEETARRLAGGGSMATDNRGTGKTIGDLIAYKNVNDLPPSRDLMIQIDQKNEAILLPIYGNMVPFHVATVKSVSSQQDSNRNCYIRIIFNVPSTSFSPHDLNSVKFQGSIYLKEVSFRSKDTRHISEVVQLIKTLRRQVASRESERAERATLVTQEKLQVAGAKFKPIRLSDLWIRPPFGGRGRKLTGSLEAHANGFRYSTSRPEERVDVMFRNIKHAFFQPAEKEMITVLHFHLHNHIMVGNKKTKDVQFFVEVMDVVQTLGGGKRSAYDPDEIEEEQRERDRKNKINMDFQNFVNRVHDLWGQPQFKALDLEFDQPLRELGFHGVPHKASAFIVPTSSCLVELVETPFVVITLNEIEIVNLERVGLGQKNFDMTIVFKDFKRDVFRIDSIPSTSLDGIKEWLDTTDLKYYESRLNLNWRPILKTITDDPEKFIEDGGWEFLNMDISDSDSENSESDQGYEPSDVQSDSVSDDEADSSESLVESEDDEEEVSEEDSEEDKGKTWEELEREATYADRENGDDSDSEDERTRRKVKAFGKARAPDKRNRGGSLPKRAKLR; encoded by the exons ATGCATTTTTCCAAAAACTTTTTCGCATCAA TTTCAGAGACCCAGTTGACCGTGAATCCGCTTGTTGAATCGACGATCGCACACGGATTCTTAGACAAAGTAGTActtattttaat ATATGGAGGATCGGGAGCTCCATTTGGGGAATTGAAGAATCAATT ATCAGAATGCTCTATTGGCCGTCTTTTCAAGAACACATCTAAACAATTCTCAATGGCTGAACATCGGAATGGCAATGCAAAAATTGCAACTGGCAAGGCATCGGGAGCCACCAACCCATATGCCATCAATCTGGAAAACTTCAGCAAGCGGTTAAAATTGTTGTATTCACATTGGAATGCACATAAGGGTGATTTATGGGGTGATTCCGATGCTCTGACCATAGCAACACCCCCAACTTCTGAGGATCTACGGTACTTGAAATCCTCGGCTTTGAAcatctggttggttggttatGAGTTCCCAGAAACAATTATGGTCTTCATGAAGGAGCAGATCCATTTCTTGTGTAGCCAGAAAAAGGCATCTCTTCTTGATGTTGTGAAAAGGTCTGCCAAAGATGTTGTTGGTGTTGAAGTCATGGTGCATGTTAAGCCCAAAAATGATGATGGAGCTGGACTAATGGATAGTATATTTAAAGCTGTCAATGCTCAGTCAAACTCCAGTCGTCATGATGCTCCTGTCGTTGGACACATAGCAAGAGAGGCTCCTGAAGGAAAGCTTTTGGAAACTTGGGCTGAAAAGTTGAAGAGTGCTAATTTTGAGCTAAGCGACATAACAAATGGGTTCTCCAATCTGTTTGCTGTCAAAGACAATGTTGAGTTGACAAATGTAAAGAAGGCTGCATTCTTGACTTCGTCAGTGATGAGGAGTTTCGTAGTCCCAAAGCTCGAAAAGATTattgatgaggaaaagaaggtttCACATTCTTCATTAATGGATGACACGGAGAAAGCCATATTGGAACCAGCAAGAATTAAGGTCAAGCTGAAGGCAGagaatgttgatatttgttacCCTCCAATTTTCCAGAGTGGAGGAAGTTTTGATCTGAAACCGAGTGCTTCAAGCAATGATGATAGCCTTTACTATGATTCAAccagtgtgattatttgtgccATTGGATCACGATATAACAGCTACTGCTCAAATGTTGCTAGAACTTTTCTGATCGATGCCAATGCCTCGCAGAGCAAGGCTTATGAGGTTCTTCTTAATGCACAAGAAGCAGCAATCAGTAATTTGAAATCTGGGAACAAGGCCACAAGTGCATATCTGGCTGCACTATCAGTAGTTGAGAAGGATGCTCCGGAATTGGCTGCAAGCTTGACGAAAACTGCAGGAACCGGAATTGGCCTCGAGTTTCGTGAATCCGGACTTAGTCTTAATGCCAAAAACGAGAAAGTTCTAAAACCAGGCATGGTTTTCAATGTCTCCCTTGGATTCCATAATTTGCAGGCAGAGACCAACAACCCAAAGACCGAGAAATTCTCCGTGTTGCTAGCAGATACTGTTATTGTTGGTGAAAAGGTCCCAGAAATAGTTACCATATCAAGTTCTAAAGCTGTTAAGGATGTAGCTTACTCGTTcaatgaggatgaggaagaagaggaggaacgGCCAAAAATCAAAGCTGCGGCTAGAGGTGGTGGGGCTAACCAATCAAAGGCGACACTTAGGTCAGGCAACCAGGAGATGTCAAAGGAGGAGCTACGAAGGCAGCACCAGGCAGAACTAGCCCGCCAGAAAAACGAAGAAACTGCCAGAAGGCTTGCTGGTGGGGGTTCCATGGCAACAGATAATCGTGGTACTGGGAAGACAATAGGTGATTTGATTGCTTATAAGAATGTCAACGATCTGCCCCCTTCGAGAGATTTGATGATTCAAATCGATCAGAAGAATGAGGCCATCTTATTGCCAATTTATGGAAACATGGTCCCTTTCCATGTAGCCACAGTGAAGAGTGTGTCCAGCCAGCAGGATAGTAACCGAAATTGCTACATCCGTATAATTTTCAATGTACCTAGCACCTCTTTTAGCCCGCATGACTTAAACTCTGTTAAGTTCCAAGGGTCAATTTATCTGAAGGAAGTTTCATTCCGCTCCAAGGACACAAGGCATATCAGTGAAGTGGTACAGCTGATTAAAACCCTTCGAAGGCAGGTTGCCTCCAGGGAGTCTGAAAGAGCTGAAAGGGCCACGTTAGTTACGCAGGAAAAGCTGCAAGTTGCAGGAGCTAAATTCAAGCCTATAAGATTATCTGATCTTTGGATTCGTCCTCCATTTGGTGGTCGTGGAAGAAAGTTGACTGGCTCACTAGAAGCCCATGCAAATGGGTTCCGGTATTCTACCTCAAGGCCTGAAGAACGTGTTGATGTTATGTTCCGAAACATCAAACATGCGTTTTTCCAGCCCGCAGAGAAAGAAATGATCACTGTGCTACACTTTCATCTGCACAATCACATTATGGTGGGAAACAAGAAAACTAAGGATGTGCAATTTTTTGTTGAGGTGATGGATGTGGTCCAGACACTTGGTGGTGGAAAGAGATCTGCCTATGACCCAgatgagattgaggaagagCAGCGTGAGAGGGAtcggaaaaataaaattaatatggaCTTTCAGAACTTTGTGAACCGCGTACATGATCTGTGGGGTCAACCTCAATTCAAAGCACTTGACCTTGAGTTTGACCAGCCCTTGAGAGAGCTTGGCTTCCATGGGGTACCCCACAAGGCTTCAGCTTTCATTGTCCCTACTTCTAGCTGCCTGGTTGAGCTGGTAGAGACACCATTTGTGGTTATAACTCTGAATGAGATTGAGATTGTTAACCTGGAGAGAGTTGGTCTTGGGCAGAAGAATTTTGATATGACTATTGTGTTCAAGGACTTCAAGAGAGATGTCTTTCGAATTGATTCTATCCCTTCAACATCGCTAGATGGCATCAAGGAGTGGCTAGACACGACTGACCTGAAGTATTATGAAAGCAGATTGAATCTAAACTGGCGTCCTATATTGAAAACTATCACTGATGATCCGGAAAAATTTATTGAGGATGGTGGATGGGAATTTTTAAATATGGATATCAGTGATTCAGATTCTGAGAACTCGGAGTCAGACCAAGGATATGAGCCATCTGATGTACAGTCTGACTCAGTATCAGATGATGAAGCTGATAGCAGCGAGTCATTGGTTGAATCTGAGGACGATGAGGAAGAAGTCTCTGAAGAAGACTCAGAGGAGGATAAAGGAAAGACATGGGAAGAGTTGGAGAGGGAGGCAACCTATGCAGACAGGGAGAACGGGGATGACTCAGACAGTGAGGATGAGAGGACAAGAAGGAAGGTGAAGGCTTTTGGAAAGGCTCGGGCACCTGACAAGAGGAATCGTGGCGGCAGCCTTCCCAAGAGGGCAAAATTAAGGTGA
- the LOC122315521 gene encoding FACT complex subunit SPT16-like isoform X5, which yields MAEHRNGNAKIATGKASGATNPYAINLENFSKRLKLLYSHWNAHKGDLWGDSDALTIATPPTSEDLRYLKSSALNIWLVGYEFPETIMVFMKEQIHFLCSQKKASLLDVVKRSAKDVVGVEVMVHVKPKNDDGAGLMDSIFKAVNAQSNSSRHDAPVVGHIAREAPEGKLLETWAEKLKSANFELSDITNGFSNLFAVKDNVELTNVKKAAFLTSSVMRSFVVPKLEKIIDEEKKVSHSSLMDDTEKAILEPARIKVKLKAENVDICYPPIFQSGGSFDLKPSASSNDDSLYYDSTSVIICAIGSRYNSYCSNVARTFLIDANASQSKAYEVLLNAQEAAISNLKSGNKATSAYLAALSVVEKDAPELAASLTKTAGTGIGLEFRESGLSLNAKNEKVLKPGMVFNVSLGFHNLQAETNNPKTEKFSVLLADTVIVGEKVPEIVTISSSKAVKDVAYSFNEDEEEEEERPKIKAAARGGGANQSKATLRSGNQEMSKEELRRQHQAELARQKNEETARRLAGGGSMATDNRGTGKTIGDLIAYKNVNDLPPSRDLMIQIDQKNEAILLPIYGNMVPFHVATVKSVSSQQDSNRNCYIRIIFNVPSTSFSPHDLNSVKFQGSIYLKEVSFRSKDTRHISEVVQLIKTLRRQVASRESERAERATLVTQEKLQVAGAKFKPIRLSDLWIRPPFGGRGRKLTGSLEAHANGFRYSTSRPEERVDVMFRNIKHAFFQPAEKEMITVLHFHLHNHIMVGNKKTKDVQFFVEVMDVVQTLGGGKRSAYDPDEIEEEQRERDRKNKINMDFQNFVNRVHDLWGQPQFKALDLEFDQPLRELGFHGVPHKASAFIVPTSSCLVELVETPFVVITLNEIEIVNLERVGLGQKNFDMTIVFKDFKRDVFRIDSIPSTSLDGIKEWLDTTDLKYYESRLNLNWRPILKTITDDPEKFIEDGGWEFLNMDISDSDSENSESDQGYEPSDVQSDSVSDDEADSSESLVESEDDEEEVSEEDSEEDKGKTWEELEREATYADRENGDDSDSEDERTRRKVKAFGKARAPDKRNRGGSLPKRAKLR from the coding sequence ATGGCTGAACATCGGAATGGCAATGCAAAAATTGCAACTGGCAAGGCATCGGGAGCCACCAACCCATATGCCATCAATCTGGAAAACTTCAGCAAGCGGTTAAAATTGTTGTATTCACATTGGAATGCACATAAGGGTGATTTATGGGGTGATTCCGATGCTCTGACCATAGCAACACCCCCAACTTCTGAGGATCTACGGTACTTGAAATCCTCGGCTTTGAAcatctggttggttggttatGAGTTCCCAGAAACAATTATGGTCTTCATGAAGGAGCAGATCCATTTCTTGTGTAGCCAGAAAAAGGCATCTCTTCTTGATGTTGTGAAAAGGTCTGCCAAAGATGTTGTTGGTGTTGAAGTCATGGTGCATGTTAAGCCCAAAAATGATGATGGAGCTGGACTAATGGATAGTATATTTAAAGCTGTCAATGCTCAGTCAAACTCCAGTCGTCATGATGCTCCTGTCGTTGGACACATAGCAAGAGAGGCTCCTGAAGGAAAGCTTTTGGAAACTTGGGCTGAAAAGTTGAAGAGTGCTAATTTTGAGCTAAGCGACATAACAAATGGGTTCTCCAATCTGTTTGCTGTCAAAGACAATGTTGAGTTGACAAATGTAAAGAAGGCTGCATTCTTGACTTCGTCAGTGATGAGGAGTTTCGTAGTCCCAAAGCTCGAAAAGATTattgatgaggaaaagaaggtttCACATTCTTCATTAATGGATGACACGGAGAAAGCCATATTGGAACCAGCAAGAATTAAGGTCAAGCTGAAGGCAGagaatgttgatatttgttacCCTCCAATTTTCCAGAGTGGAGGAAGTTTTGATCTGAAACCGAGTGCTTCAAGCAATGATGATAGCCTTTACTATGATTCAAccagtgtgattatttgtgccATTGGATCACGATATAACAGCTACTGCTCAAATGTTGCTAGAACTTTTCTGATCGATGCCAATGCCTCGCAGAGCAAGGCTTATGAGGTTCTTCTTAATGCACAAGAAGCAGCAATCAGTAATTTGAAATCTGGGAACAAGGCCACAAGTGCATATCTGGCTGCACTATCAGTAGTTGAGAAGGATGCTCCGGAATTGGCTGCAAGCTTGACGAAAACTGCAGGAACCGGAATTGGCCTCGAGTTTCGTGAATCCGGACTTAGTCTTAATGCCAAAAACGAGAAAGTTCTAAAACCAGGCATGGTTTTCAATGTCTCCCTTGGATTCCATAATTTGCAGGCAGAGACCAACAACCCAAAGACCGAGAAATTCTCCGTGTTGCTAGCAGATACTGTTATTGTTGGTGAAAAGGTCCCAGAAATAGTTACCATATCAAGTTCTAAAGCTGTTAAGGATGTAGCTTACTCGTTcaatgaggatgaggaagaagaggaggaacgGCCAAAAATCAAAGCTGCGGCTAGAGGTGGTGGGGCTAACCAATCAAAGGCGACACTTAGGTCAGGCAACCAGGAGATGTCAAAGGAGGAGCTACGAAGGCAGCACCAGGCAGAACTAGCCCGCCAGAAAAACGAAGAAACTGCCAGAAGGCTTGCTGGTGGGGGTTCCATGGCAACAGATAATCGTGGTACTGGGAAGACAATAGGTGATTTGATTGCTTATAAGAATGTCAACGATCTGCCCCCTTCGAGAGATTTGATGATTCAAATCGATCAGAAGAATGAGGCCATCTTATTGCCAATTTATGGAAACATGGTCCCTTTCCATGTAGCCACAGTGAAGAGTGTGTCCAGCCAGCAGGATAGTAACCGAAATTGCTACATCCGTATAATTTTCAATGTACCTAGCACCTCTTTTAGCCCGCATGACTTAAACTCTGTTAAGTTCCAAGGGTCAATTTATCTGAAGGAAGTTTCATTCCGCTCCAAGGACACAAGGCATATCAGTGAAGTGGTACAGCTGATTAAAACCCTTCGAAGGCAGGTTGCCTCCAGGGAGTCTGAAAGAGCTGAAAGGGCCACGTTAGTTACGCAGGAAAAGCTGCAAGTTGCAGGAGCTAAATTCAAGCCTATAAGATTATCTGATCTTTGGATTCGTCCTCCATTTGGTGGTCGTGGAAGAAAGTTGACTGGCTCACTAGAAGCCCATGCAAATGGGTTCCGGTATTCTACCTCAAGGCCTGAAGAACGTGTTGATGTTATGTTCCGAAACATCAAACATGCGTTTTTCCAGCCCGCAGAGAAAGAAATGATCACTGTGCTACACTTTCATCTGCACAATCACATTATGGTGGGAAACAAGAAAACTAAGGATGTGCAATTTTTTGTTGAGGTGATGGATGTGGTCCAGACACTTGGTGGTGGAAAGAGATCTGCCTATGACCCAgatgagattgaggaagagCAGCGTGAGAGGGAtcggaaaaataaaattaatatggaCTTTCAGAACTTTGTGAACCGCGTACATGATCTGTGGGGTCAACCTCAATTCAAAGCACTTGACCTTGAGTTTGACCAGCCCTTGAGAGAGCTTGGCTTCCATGGGGTACCCCACAAGGCTTCAGCTTTCATTGTCCCTACTTCTAGCTGCCTGGTTGAGCTGGTAGAGACACCATTTGTGGTTATAACTCTGAATGAGATTGAGATTGTTAACCTGGAGAGAGTTGGTCTTGGGCAGAAGAATTTTGATATGACTATTGTGTTCAAGGACTTCAAGAGAGATGTCTTTCGAATTGATTCTATCCCTTCAACATCGCTAGATGGCATCAAGGAGTGGCTAGACACGACTGACCTGAAGTATTATGAAAGCAGATTGAATCTAAACTGGCGTCCTATATTGAAAACTATCACTGATGATCCGGAAAAATTTATTGAGGATGGTGGATGGGAATTTTTAAATATGGATATCAGTGATTCAGATTCTGAGAACTCGGAGTCAGACCAAGGATATGAGCCATCTGATGTACAGTCTGACTCAGTATCAGATGATGAAGCTGATAGCAGCGAGTCATTGGTTGAATCTGAGGACGATGAGGAAGAAGTCTCTGAAGAAGACTCAGAGGAGGATAAAGGAAAGACATGGGAAGAGTTGGAGAGGGAGGCAACCTATGCAGACAGGGAGAACGGGGATGACTCAGACAGTGAGGATGAGAGGACAAGAAGGAAGGTGAAGGCTTTTGGAAAGGCTCGGGCACCTGACAAGAGGAATCGTGGCGGCAGCCTTCCCAAGAGGGCAAAATTAAGGTGA